Proteins encoded in a region of the Vicia villosa cultivar HV-30 ecotype Madison, WI linkage group LG5, Vvil1.0, whole genome shotgun sequence genome:
- the LOC131606936 gene encoding classical arabinogalactan protein 10-like, producing the protein METKKTNHAIAGLSVLLCFSLLVNFVSSTDSPAPTPAPHSSVESPSPTPKSSPIISPPAPTPTPASSPHPDSPPAPSPENSPSSSPSPSPSPSPDQAADSEKIHTGVGDDDEKSTGGMSSGKKAGIAVGVIASVCVVGLGAMVYKKRRQNIQRSEYGYTARRELL; encoded by the coding sequence ATGGAGACGAAGAAGACGAATCACGCAATTGCAGGATTATCAGTTCTTCTCTGTTTCTCCTTATTAGTCAACTTCGTTTCATCGACAGATTCACCGGCTCCGACTCCGGCTCCTCATTCATCGGTAGAATCTCCTTCTCCTACTCCAAAATCTTCTCCGATAATTTCACCGCCAGCTCCAACTCCAACTCCGGCTTCGTCTCCTCATCCCGATTCGCCTCCAGCACCTTCACCTGAGAACTCTCCTTCTTCCTCTCCTTCTCCATCTCCGTCTCCATCTCCAGATCAAGCGGCTGATTCCGAAAAAATCCACACCGGCGTTGGAGATGATGACGAAAAATCAACCGGAGGAATGAGTTCCGGTAAGAAAGCAGGGATAGCGGTTGGAGTGATTGCAAGCGTATGCGTGGTTGGATTGGGAGCGATGGTGTACAAGAAGCGCCGGCAAAATATACAGAGATCTGAATATGGATACACAGCGAGGAGAGAACTTCTATAG